From Homo sapiens chromosome 6, GRCh38.p14 Primary Assembly, the proteins below share one genomic window:
- the SLC22A16 gene encoding solute carrier family 22 member 16: MGSRHFEGIYDHVGHFGRFQRVLYFICAFQNISCGIHYLASVFMGVTPHHVCRPPGNVSQVVFHNHSNWSLEDTGALLSSGQKDYVTVQLQNGEIWELSRCSRNKRENTSSLGYEYTGSKKEFPCVDGYIYDQNTWKSTAVTQWNLVCDRKWLAMLIQPLFMFGVLLGSVTFGYFSDRLGRRVVLWATSSSMFLFGIAAAFAVDYYTFMAARFFLAMVASGYLVVGFVYVMEFIGMKSRTWASVHLHSFFAVGTLLVALTGYLVRTWWLYQMILSTVTVPFILCCWVLPETPFWLLSEGRYEEAQKIVDIMAKWNRASSCKLSELLSLDLQGPVSNSPTEVQKHNLSYLFYNWSITKRTLTVWLIWFTGSLGFYSFSLNSVNLGGNEYLNLFLLGVVEIPAYTFVCIAMDKVGRRTVLAYSLFCSALACGVVMVIPQKHYILGVVTAMVGKFAIGAAFGLIYLYTAELYPTIVRSLAVGSGSMVCRLASILAPFSVDLSSIWIFIPQLFVGTMALLSGVLTLKLPETLGKRLATTWEEAAKLESENESKSSKLLLTTNNSGLEKTEAITPRDSGLGE; encoded by the exons attccagagagtCCTCTATTTCATATGTGCCTTCCAGAACATCTCTTGTGGTATTCACTACTTGGCTTCTGTGTTCATGGGAGTCACCCCTCATCATGTCTGCAGGCCCCCAGGCAATGTGAGTCAGGTTGTTTTCCATAATCACTCTAATTGGAGTTTGGAGGACACCGGGGCCCTGTTGTCTTCAGGCCAGAAAGATTATGTTACGGTGCAGTTGCAGAATGGTGAGATCTGGGAGCTCTCAAGGTGTAGCAGGAATAAGAGGGAGAACACATCGAGTTTGGGCTATGAATACACTGGCAGTAAGAAAGAGTTTCCTTGTGTGGATGGCTACATATATGACCAGAACACATGGAAAAGCACTGCGGTGACCCAGTGGAACCTGGTCTGTGACCGAAAATGGCTTGCAATGCTGATCCAGCCCCTATTTATGTTTGGAGTCCTACTGGGATCGGTGACTTTTGGCTACTTTTCTGACAG GCTAGGACGCCGGGTGGTCTTGTGGGCCACAAGCAGTAGCATGTTTTTGTTTGGAATAGCAGCGGCGTTTGCAGTTGATTATTACACCTTCATGGCTGCTCGCTTTTTTCTTGCCATG gtTGCAAGTGGCTATCTTGTGGTGGGGTTTGTCTATGTGATGGAATTCATTGGCATGAAGTCTCGGACATGGGCGTCTGTCCATTTGCATTCCTTTTTTGCAGTTGGAACCCTGCTGGTGGCTTTGACAGGATACTTGGTCAGGACCTGGTGGCTTTACCAGATGATCCTCTCCACAGTGACTGTCCCCTTTATCCTGTGCTGTTGGGTGCTCCCAGAGACACCTTTTTGGCTTCTCTCAGAGGGACGATATGAAGAAGCACAAAAAATAGTTGACATCATGGCCAAGTGGAACAGGGCAAGCTCCTGTAAACTGTCAGAACTTTTATCACTGGACCTACAAGGTCCTGTTAGTAATAGCCCCACTGAAGTTCAGAAGCACAACCTATCATATCTGTTTTATAACTGGAGCATTACGAAAAGGACACTTACCGTTTGGCTAATCTGGTTCACTGGAAGTTTGGGATTCTACTCGTTTTCCTTGAATTCTGTTAACTTAGGAGGCAATGAATACTtaaacctcttcctcctgg GTGTAGTGGAAATTCCCGCCTACACCTTCGTGTGCATCGCCATGGACAAGGTCGGGAGGAGAACAGTCCTGGCCTACTCTCTTTTCTGCAGTGCACTGGCCTGTGGTGTCGTTATGGTGATCCCCCAG aaacattATATTTTGGGTGTGGTGACAGCTATGGTTGGAAAATTTGCCATCGGGGCAGCATTTGGCCTCATTTATCTTTATACAGCTGAGCTGTATCCAACCATTGTAAG ATCGCTGGCTGTGGGAAGCGGCAGCATGGTGTGTCGCCTGGCCAGCATCCTGGCGCCGTTCTCTGTGGACCTCAGCAGCATTTGGATCTTCATACCACAG TTGTTTGTTGGGACTATGGCCCTCCTGAGTGGAGTGTTAACACTAAAGCTTCCAGAAACCCTTGGGAAACGGCTAGCAACTACTTGGGAGGAGGCTGCAAAACTGGAGTCAGAGAATGAAAGCAAGTCAAGCAAATTACTTCTCACAACTAATAATAGTGGGCTGGAAAAAACGGAAGCGATTACCCCCAGGGATTCTGGTCTTGGTGAATAA
- the SLC22A16 gene encoding solute carrier family 22 member 16 isoform X9: MGSRHFEGIYDHVGHFGRFQRVLYFICAFQNISCGIHYLASVFMGVTPHHVCRPPGNVASGYLVVGFVYVMEFIGMKSRTWASVHLHSFFAVGTLLVALTGYLVRTWWLYQMILSTVTVPFILCCWVLPETPFWLLSEGRYEEAQKIVDIMAKWNRASSCKLSELLSLDLQGPVSNSPTEVQKHNLSYLFYNWSITKRTLTVWLIWFTGSLGFYSFSLNSVNLGGNEYLNLFLLGVVEIPAYTFVCIAMDKVGRRTVLAYSLFCSALACGVVMVIPQKHYILGVVTAMVGKFAIGAAFGLIYLYTAELYPTIVRSLAVGSGSMVCRLASILAPFSVDLSSIWIFIPQLLGQHLQE, from the exons attccagagagtCCTCTATTTCATATGTGCCTTCCAGAACATCTCTTGTGGTATTCACTACTTGGCTTCTGTGTTCATGGGAGTCACCCCTCATCATGTCTGCAGGCCCCCAGGCAAT gtTGCAAGTGGCTATCTTGTGGTGGGGTTTGTCTATGTGATGGAATTCATTGGCATGAAGTCTCGGACATGGGCGTCTGTCCATTTGCATTCCTTTTTTGCAGTTGGAACCCTGCTGGTGGCTTTGACAGGATACTTGGTCAGGACCTGGTGGCTTTACCAGATGATCCTCTCCACAGTGACTGTCCCCTTTATCCTGTGCTGTTGGGTGCTCCCAGAGACACCTTTTTGGCTTCTCTCAGAGGGACGATATGAAGAAGCACAAAAAATAGTTGACATCATGGCCAAGTGGAACAGGGCAAGCTCCTGTAAACTGTCAGAACTTTTATCACTGGACCTACAAGGTCCTGTTAGTAATAGCCCCACTGAAGTTCAGAAGCACAACCTATCATATCTGTTTTATAACTGGAGCATTACGAAAAGGACACTTACCGTTTGGCTAATCTGGTTCACTGGAAGTTTGGGATTCTACTCGTTTTCCTTGAATTCTGTTAACTTAGGAGGCAATGAATACTtaaacctcttcctcctgg GTGTAGTGGAAATTCCCGCCTACACCTTCGTGTGCATCGCCATGGACAAGGTCGGGAGGAGAACAGTCCTGGCCTACTCTCTTTTCTGCAGTGCACTGGCCTGTGGTGTCGTTATGGTGATCCCCCAG aaacattATATTTTGGGTGTGGTGACAGCTATGGTTGGAAAATTTGCCATCGGGGCAGCATTTGGCCTCATTTATCTTTATACAGCTGAGCTGTATCCAACCATTGTAAG ATCGCTGGCTGTGGGAAGCGGCAGCATGGTGTGTCGCCTGGCCAGCATCCTGGCGCCGTTCTCTGTGGACCTCAGCAGCATTTGGATCTTCATACCACAG CTCCTAGGACAGCACCTTCAGGAGTAA
- the SLC22A16 gene encoding solute carrier family 22 member 16 isoform X2, which yields MGSRHFEGIYDHVGHFGRFQRVLYFICAFQNISCGIHYLASVFMGVTPHHVCRPPGNVSQVVFHNHSNWSLEDTGALLSSGQKDYVTVQLQNGEIWELSRCSRNKRENTSSLGYEYTGSKKEFPCVDGYIYDQNTWKSTAVTQWNLVCDRKWLAMLIQPLFMFGVLLGSVTFGYFSDRLGRRVVLWATSSSMFLFGIAAAFAVDYYTFMAARFFLAMVASGYLVVGFVYVMEFIGMKSRTWASVHLHSFFAVGTLLVALTGYLVRTWWLYQMILSTVTVPFILCCWVLPETPFWLLSEGRYEEAQKIVDIMAKWNRASSCKLSELLSLDLQGPVSNSPTEVQKHNLSYLFYNWSITKRTLTVWLIWFTGSLGFYSFSLNSVNLGGNEYLNLFLLGVVEIPAYTFVCIAMDKVGRRTVLAYSLFCSALACGVVMVIPQKHYILGVVTAMVGKFAIGAAFGLIYLYTAELYPTIVRSLAVGSGSMVCRLASILAPFSVDLSSIWIFIPQLLGQHLQE from the exons attccagagagtCCTCTATTTCATATGTGCCTTCCAGAACATCTCTTGTGGTATTCACTACTTGGCTTCTGTGTTCATGGGAGTCACCCCTCATCATGTCTGCAGGCCCCCAGGCAATGTGAGTCAGGTTGTTTTCCATAATCACTCTAATTGGAGTTTGGAGGACACCGGGGCCCTGTTGTCTTCAGGCCAGAAAGATTATGTTACGGTGCAGTTGCAGAATGGTGAGATCTGGGAGCTCTCAAGGTGTAGCAGGAATAAGAGGGAGAACACATCGAGTTTGGGCTATGAATACACTGGCAGTAAGAAAGAGTTTCCTTGTGTGGATGGCTACATATATGACCAGAACACATGGAAAAGCACTGCGGTGACCCAGTGGAACCTGGTCTGTGACCGAAAATGGCTTGCAATGCTGATCCAGCCCCTATTTATGTTTGGAGTCCTACTGGGATCGGTGACTTTTGGCTACTTTTCTGACAG GCTAGGACGCCGGGTGGTCTTGTGGGCCACAAGCAGTAGCATGTTTTTGTTTGGAATAGCAGCGGCGTTTGCAGTTGATTATTACACCTTCATGGCTGCTCGCTTTTTTCTTGCCATG gtTGCAAGTGGCTATCTTGTGGTGGGGTTTGTCTATGTGATGGAATTCATTGGCATGAAGTCTCGGACATGGGCGTCTGTCCATTTGCATTCCTTTTTTGCAGTTGGAACCCTGCTGGTGGCTTTGACAGGATACTTGGTCAGGACCTGGTGGCTTTACCAGATGATCCTCTCCACAGTGACTGTCCCCTTTATCCTGTGCTGTTGGGTGCTCCCAGAGACACCTTTTTGGCTTCTCTCAGAGGGACGATATGAAGAAGCACAAAAAATAGTTGACATCATGGCCAAGTGGAACAGGGCAAGCTCCTGTAAACTGTCAGAACTTTTATCACTGGACCTACAAGGTCCTGTTAGTAATAGCCCCACTGAAGTTCAGAAGCACAACCTATCATATCTGTTTTATAACTGGAGCATTACGAAAAGGACACTTACCGTTTGGCTAATCTGGTTCACTGGAAGTTTGGGATTCTACTCGTTTTCCTTGAATTCTGTTAACTTAGGAGGCAATGAATACTtaaacctcttcctcctgg GTGTAGTGGAAATTCCCGCCTACACCTTCGTGTGCATCGCCATGGACAAGGTCGGGAGGAGAACAGTCCTGGCCTACTCTCTTTTCTGCAGTGCACTGGCCTGTGGTGTCGTTATGGTGATCCCCCAG aaacattATATTTTGGGTGTGGTGACAGCTATGGTTGGAAAATTTGCCATCGGGGCAGCATTTGGCCTCATTTATCTTTATACAGCTGAGCTGTATCCAACCATTGTAAG ATCGCTGGCTGTGGGAAGCGGCAGCATGGTGTGTCGCCTGGCCAGCATCCTGGCGCCGTTCTCTGTGGACCTCAGCAGCATTTGGATCTTCATACCACAG CTCCTAGGACAGCACCTTCAGGAGTAA
- the SLC22A16 gene encoding solute carrier family 22 member 16 isoform X7 gives MGSRHFEGIYDHVGHFGRFQRVLYFICAFQNISCGIHYLASVFMGVTPHHVCRPPGNVSQVVFHNHSNWSLEDTGALLSSGQKDYVTVQLQNGEIWELSRCSRNKRENTSSLGYEYTGSKKEFPCVDGYIYDQNTWKSTAVTQWNLVCDRKWLAMLIQPLFMFGVLLGSVTFGYFSDRLGRRVVLWATSSSMFLFGIAAAFAVDYYTFMAARFFLAMVASGYLVVGFVYVMEFIGMKSRTWASVHLHSFFAVGTLLVALTGYLVRTWWLYQMILSTVTVPFILCCWVLPETPFWLLSEGRYEEAQKIVDIMAKWNRASSCKLSELLSLDLQGPVSNSPTEVQKHNLSYLFYNWSITKRTLTVWLIWFTGSLGFYSFSLNSVNLGGNEYLNLFLLETLYFGCGDSYGWKICHRGSIWPHLSLYS, from the exons attccagagagtCCTCTATTTCATATGTGCCTTCCAGAACATCTCTTGTGGTATTCACTACTTGGCTTCTGTGTTCATGGGAGTCACCCCTCATCATGTCTGCAGGCCCCCAGGCAATGTGAGTCAGGTTGTTTTCCATAATCACTCTAATTGGAGTTTGGAGGACACCGGGGCCCTGTTGTCTTCAGGCCAGAAAGATTATGTTACGGTGCAGTTGCAGAATGGTGAGATCTGGGAGCTCTCAAGGTGTAGCAGGAATAAGAGGGAGAACACATCGAGTTTGGGCTATGAATACACTGGCAGTAAGAAAGAGTTTCCTTGTGTGGATGGCTACATATATGACCAGAACACATGGAAAAGCACTGCGGTGACCCAGTGGAACCTGGTCTGTGACCGAAAATGGCTTGCAATGCTGATCCAGCCCCTATTTATGTTTGGAGTCCTACTGGGATCGGTGACTTTTGGCTACTTTTCTGACAG GCTAGGACGCCGGGTGGTCTTGTGGGCCACAAGCAGTAGCATGTTTTTGTTTGGAATAGCAGCGGCGTTTGCAGTTGATTATTACACCTTCATGGCTGCTCGCTTTTTTCTTGCCATG gtTGCAAGTGGCTATCTTGTGGTGGGGTTTGTCTATGTGATGGAATTCATTGGCATGAAGTCTCGGACATGGGCGTCTGTCCATTTGCATTCCTTTTTTGCAGTTGGAACCCTGCTGGTGGCTTTGACAGGATACTTGGTCAGGACCTGGTGGCTTTACCAGATGATCCTCTCCACAGTGACTGTCCCCTTTATCCTGTGCTGTTGGGTGCTCCCAGAGACACCTTTTTGGCTTCTCTCAGAGGGACGATATGAAGAAGCACAAAAAATAGTTGACATCATGGCCAAGTGGAACAGGGCAAGCTCCTGTAAACTGTCAGAACTTTTATCACTGGACCTACAAGGTCCTGTTAGTAATAGCCCCACTGAAGTTCAGAAGCACAACCTATCATATCTGTTTTATAACTGGAGCATTACGAAAAGGACACTTACCGTTTGGCTAATCTGGTTCACTGGAAGTTTGGGATTCTACTCGTTTTCCTTGAATTCTGTTAACTTAGGAGGCAATGAATACTtaaacctcttcctcctgg aaacattATATTTTGGGTGTGGTGACAGCTATGGTTGGAAAATTTGCCATCGGGGCAGCATTTGGCCTCATTTATCTTTATACAGCTGA